One window of Novipirellula aureliae genomic DNA carries:
- a CDS encoding 2-oxoglutarate dehydrogenase E1 component, whose translation MNSYSLDYIDDLYVQYLRDPASVSDSWRDYFEQFLVASNHSVLSKSKASLRAKSPAGATVGSTSSSEPNDASIRNGAGPRSGAGPRSSASPRSGASPRSGAGSRNGTGSRSGSTGDELTDQALWMSRIQDRVNQLVREYRVRGHLVAQLDPLGMFKHESPELSPTLYGLSDQDLQRPLNSSALENVTGSTLNVILTKLQNTYCRSIGAQFMHIDNRNIRDWLQRRMETTENRLELSHQVQRRIYARLADASIFEEFVRRKFVGAKTFSLEGAETLIPLLDLALEKAGQHQVQEVVMGMAHRGRLNVMANILKKRAMNIFWSFNDPTPELNRGGGDVRYHLGYSSDWETAAGKKIHISLCFNPSHLEYVNTVAMGRCRCKQDHRGDTKRQEVMTFLIHGDASFAGEGVVQETLNLSELDAYRTGGTLHVIINNQVGFTTEPKQGRSSTYATDIAKMLQIPIFHVNGEDPEAVAQVVSVAMDFRKEFHRDVVIDLYAYRRWGHNEGDEPRFTQPRMYANIDRRASVRIQYLNRLMELGEITAEEAEEIARERTEKLESEFEASKNVAFLPDTQTLAANWTQYYGGPEPTESTDTTFDKEHLSKLLDSVTRMPDGFAMNKKLKRPLALRREMAEEKRPLDWASAEAAAFATLMVQGHPIRMTGQDVQRGTFSQRHAVLHSVKTGETYIPLANLGKDQARFELYNSPLSEAGVLGFEYGYSLDQPNGLCVWEAQFGDFWNCAQVIVDQFIASAEDKWNRLSGLVMLLPHGFEGQGPEHCSARLERFLAMAAEHNIQVVQPTTPAQYFHCLRRQVIRKWRKPLVILSPKSLLRHPLAVSPLVDLSSGGFEKILVDSEVKLPEAKRLLLCTGKIYYDLLERRNESEVRNVAIHRIEQLYPLSYDEVAATMEGLRDGTEIFWVQDEPTNMGAWSYIKLKFGDDFSSKYSFSCVSRDESASPSTGSMGAHKMEQAELMEAAFAGI comes from the coding sequence ATGAATAGCTACAGTTTGGACTACATCGACGATTTGTACGTCCAGTATCTTCGGGATCCTGCGTCCGTTTCGGATTCTTGGCGCGATTACTTCGAGCAATTCCTGGTTGCTTCGAATCATAGCGTCCTGAGCAAAAGCAAAGCTTCGCTGCGTGCCAAATCACCAGCCGGAGCCACGGTGGGCAGCACGTCTTCATCCGAGCCAAACGATGCCTCGATCCGCAACGGTGCCGGTCCCCGCAGCGGTGCCGGTCCCCGCAGCAGTGCCAGTCCCCGCAGCGGTGCCAGTCCCCGCAGCGGTGCCGGTAGCCGCAATGGTACCGGTAGCCGCAGTGGTTCGACGGGCGATGAGCTCACCGATCAGGCGTTGTGGATGTCGCGGATCCAAGACCGAGTCAACCAACTGGTCCGCGAATACCGTGTTCGAGGTCACTTGGTCGCCCAGCTTGACCCGCTTGGTATGTTCAAACACGAATCGCCGGAACTAAGCCCGACGCTCTACGGATTGTCCGACCAAGATTTGCAGCGGCCGCTGAACAGCAGTGCGCTCGAAAACGTGACCGGCAGTACCTTGAACGTCATCCTGACGAAGCTGCAAAACACCTATTGCCGCAGCATTGGTGCCCAGTTCATGCACATTGACAATCGCAATATCCGCGATTGGTTACAGCGACGGATGGAAACGACCGAAAACCGGCTCGAGCTTTCTCACCAAGTTCAACGGCGGATCTACGCCCGTTTGGCCGATGCGTCAATTTTTGAAGAATTCGTTCGCCGCAAGTTTGTGGGTGCAAAAACATTTTCGCTCGAAGGCGCCGAAACGCTCATCCCATTGCTGGATCTGGCCTTAGAAAAAGCGGGGCAACATCAGGTCCAAGAGGTCGTGATGGGAATGGCCCACCGCGGGCGTTTGAATGTGATGGCGAATATCTTGAAAAAACGGGCCATGAACATCTTTTGGTCCTTTAACGACCCCACCCCTGAGCTAAATCGTGGCGGCGGCGACGTTCGCTATCATCTTGGCTACAGCAGCGACTGGGAAACCGCGGCAGGAAAAAAAATCCATATCTCACTCTGCTTCAACCCCAGTCACTTGGAGTATGTCAACACCGTTGCGATGGGACGGTGCCGATGCAAACAGGATCATCGTGGTGACACGAAACGGCAAGAGGTGATGACGTTCCTGATTCACGGCGACGCCTCGTTTGCGGGCGAAGGGGTGGTGCAAGAAACACTTAACCTCAGCGAACTCGACGCTTACCGCACCGGCGGAACCCTGCACGTTATCATCAACAATCAAGTCGGTTTCACGACGGAACCGAAACAGGGACGTAGCTCCACTTACGCGACCGACATCGCCAAAATGCTGCAAATCCCAATCTTCCATGTCAATGGCGAAGATCCCGAAGCGGTGGCGCAAGTGGTCTCGGTGGCGATGGATTTCCGAAAAGAATTTCATCGTGATGTCGTCATTGATTTGTACGCCTACCGCCGTTGGGGGCATAACGAAGGAGACGAACCACGCTTCACTCAGCCACGCATGTACGCCAACATCGATCGCCGAGCAAGCGTCCGTATCCAGTACCTGAACCGACTGATGGAACTTGGCGAAATCACCGCCGAAGAAGCCGAAGAGATTGCACGCGAACGAACCGAGAAATTGGAGTCGGAGTTTGAAGCGAGTAAGAACGTGGCGTTCTTGCCCGATACCCAAACTTTAGCCGCAAATTGGACCCAATACTACGGCGGACCGGAACCGACCGAGTCGACCGATACGACTTTCGACAAAGAACACTTGTCGAAGTTGCTCGATTCGGTCACACGGATGCCTGACGGCTTCGCGATGAACAAGAAACTGAAGCGGCCGTTGGCATTGCGCCGTGAAATGGCGGAGGAAAAGCGGCCGCTCGATTGGGCCAGTGCCGAAGCGGCTGCATTTGCAACGCTGATGGTGCAAGGCCACCCGATCCGAATGACCGGACAAGACGTCCAACGTGGAACGTTTAGCCAACGACACGCCGTGCTGCATAGCGTCAAGACCGGCGAAACCTACATACCGCTGGCCAATTTAGGCAAAGACCAAGCGCGTTTTGAACTCTACAATAGCCCGCTCAGCGAGGCAGGCGTGCTCGGGTTCGAGTACGGCTACTCGCTAGACCAACCCAACGGCTTGTGTGTCTGGGAAGCTCAATTCGGGGACTTCTGGAATTGTGCCCAAGTGATCGTTGACCAGTTTATTGCCAGTGCGGAGGACAAATGGAACCGCCTCAGCGGCTTGGTGATGCTGCTGCCGCACGGCTTCGAAGGGCAAGGCCCCGAGCATTGTAGCGCTCGCTTGGAACGCTTCTTGGCGATGGCGGCCGAGCACAACATTCAAGTGGTCCAACCCACAACCCCCGCGCAGTACTTCCATTGCTTGAGGCGGCAAGTGATTCGCAAATGGCGAAAACCGCTGGTGATCCTGTCTCCAAAAAGCTTGCTGAGGCACCCTTTAGCCGTCAGCCCGCTGGTGGATTTGTCGAGTGGCGGATTCGAAAAGATTCTCGTCGATTCGGAAGTCAAGCTGCCTGAAGCTAAACGCCTGCTTTTATGTACAGGAAAAATCTATTACGACTTGCTGGAACGACGCAATGAATCGGAAGTACGAAACGTTGCCATCCATCGAATCGAGCAGCTTTACCCGCTAAGCTATGATGAGGTCGCGGCCACGATGGAAGGTCTCAGGGACGGAACCGAAATCTTCTGGGTTCAAGATGAGCCCACGAATATGGGAGCTTGGTCCTACATCAAATTGAAGTTTGGCGACGATTTTTCAAGCAAATACAGCTTTTCATGCGTATCGCGGGATGAGTCGGCCAGCCCGAGCACCGGCAGCATGGGAGCACACAAAATGGAGCAGGCCGAATTGATGGAAGCCGCATTCGCAGGCATTTAG
- a CDS encoding RNA polymerase sigma factor, which produces MPFPPDRPEHPTLSSAWLMGAKQMDSDAWSRLVTTFGPIVYRWCRASSVPMSDAADVVQEVFATVARGIGDFERQKDKGSFRSWLATITRRRTADYFRRAAKAQAAAGGTDAMLRLEQHAESLDSTINESNVQAAISQQMLGQVRAEFEPTTWDAFWLTTIEEKPASEVAELTGLSRASVYQAKSRILRRLRQRLER; this is translated from the coding sequence GTGCCTTTTCCACCCGATCGCCCCGAACATCCGACGCTTTCATCCGCGTGGTTGATGGGAGCCAAGCAAATGGATTCCGATGCTTGGAGCCGATTGGTGACCACATTCGGACCGATCGTCTATCGTTGGTGCCGCGCATCGAGTGTGCCGATGTCCGATGCTGCCGACGTGGTTCAGGAGGTGTTTGCAACCGTCGCACGTGGGATCGGCGACTTTGAACGTCAGAAAGACAAGGGAAGTTTTCGCAGTTGGCTGGCCACGATTACTCGCCGTCGGACCGCCGATTACTTTCGTCGCGCCGCCAAAGCACAGGCCGCCGCGGGTGGCACCGATGCGATGCTACGACTTGAGCAACATGCCGAATCGCTCGACTCGACCATCAATGAATCGAATGTTCAAGCCGCGATCTCGCAGCAAATGCTCGGGCAAGTACGAGCTGAATTTGAACCGACAACTTGGGATGCGTTTTGGCTAACCACCATCGAAGAGAAACCGGCAAGCGAAGTCGCTGAACTCACCGGCCTCTCTCGAGCGAGCGTCTACCAAGCGAAATCACGCATCCTTAGAAGATTGCGGCAACGCTTAGAAAGGTGA
- a CDS encoding ABC-F family ATP-binding cassette domain-containing protein yields MAVLLQLREAVKRYGDQVVLDNADVSLVDDVKVGFIGRNGAGKSTLLRVLLGEEELEQGEIIRHPSLRIGYLRQHDPFHAGESALDFLMRDSDQPEWRCGQVAGQFELKGEYLEGPVKALSGGWQTRVKLAALLLHDPNLLMLDEPTNFLDLRTQILLEHFLREFNKAALIVSHDRSFLKATCSQTLELSRGKLTMFSGKIGPFLEYREERREHDRRVNATVMAKQKQLQRFIEKNRANASTASQAKSKAKQLERLQTTEIQTDEPTVHMRAPRVDPRQGTVFRCNDLAIGYPDNRVAENITLELEHGQRAAIVGDNGQGKTTLLRTIVDSLEPLDGDMKWGYGVEVGTYAQHVYTSLDERHTVIDHLEYHSNQDTTRQELLAMAGALLFRDDQINKKVKVLSGGERARLCMAGLLLGNANVLVLDEPGNHLDVETVEALAEALLQYKGTVIFTSHDRHFMHRVATCVIEVRDGSVKNYFGDYDTYLESVEKEVDDGERERNAKVGNSKAGSSSKPTGKDYRQNVRDQRKAEKEVKNLEKKIARLDEEKRKLNEQMLTETKPDAAMKLHEQIQELEKELAGCEERWLELSDF; encoded by the coding sequence ATGGCTGTACTGCTGCAATTACGAGAAGCTGTCAAGCGATACGGAGATCAAGTGGTTCTCGACAATGCCGATGTCTCGCTGGTCGACGATGTCAAAGTTGGGTTCATTGGCCGCAATGGGGCTGGCAAATCGACGCTGCTCCGCGTTCTGCTCGGCGAAGAAGAGTTGGAGCAGGGCGAAATTATCCGGCATCCCTCGCTGCGAATCGGTTACCTTCGACAACACGATCCGTTCCACGCCGGGGAATCGGCTCTCGATTTCTTGATGCGAGACAGCGACCAACCCGAATGGCGGTGCGGGCAAGTGGCCGGGCAATTCGAGCTCAAAGGCGAATACCTCGAAGGCCCCGTCAAGGCGCTTTCGGGGGGCTGGCAAACGCGTGTCAAATTGGCGGCGCTGCTGCTACACGATCCCAACCTGTTAATGCTCGACGAGCCGACCAACTTTCTCGATCTGCGGACCCAGATTCTCCTCGAGCACTTTTTGCGTGAATTCAACAAGGCGGCTCTGATCGTTAGCCACGATCGATCGTTCCTCAAAGCGACCTGCTCGCAAACGCTCGAACTGTCACGCGGAAAGCTGACGATGTTCTCAGGAAAAATAGGTCCCTTCTTGGAATACCGCGAAGAACGCCGCGAACACGATCGCCGGGTCAACGCAACGGTGATGGCCAAGCAGAAACAACTGCAGCGATTTATCGAAAAGAATCGCGCCAACGCTTCGACCGCCAGCCAGGCAAAAAGTAAAGCGAAGCAACTCGAACGATTGCAGACGACCGAAATTCAAACCGACGAACCAACCGTCCACATGCGTGCTCCTCGCGTGGATCCGCGACAAGGAACGGTTTTTCGCTGCAACGATTTGGCAATCGGCTATCCCGATAATCGGGTTGCCGAGAACATTACACTCGAACTCGAACATGGCCAAAGAGCTGCGATCGTTGGTGACAACGGCCAAGGGAAAACGACGCTGCTGCGGACGATCGTCGATTCACTTGAACCACTCGATGGCGACATGAAGTGGGGCTATGGCGTCGAAGTCGGGACCTATGCTCAGCATGTCTACACCAGCCTCGATGAACGGCACACGGTGATCGATCATCTGGAATACCACAGCAACCAAGATACGACTCGCCAAGAATTGCTGGCGATGGCCGGGGCGCTGCTGTTTCGCGACGACCAAATCAACAAAAAGGTCAAGGTGCTTAGCGGCGGCGAGCGTGCTCGGTTGTGCATGGCGGGACTGCTACTCGGAAACGCCAACGTGCTCGTGCTCGACGAACCAGGTAACCACCTCGATGTCGAAACGGTCGAAGCACTCGCCGAAGCACTGCTGCAATACAAAGGCACGGTGATCTTCACCAGTCACGATCGTCACTTCATGCACCGTGTGGCGACCTGTGTCATCGAAGTCCGTGACGGCAGCGTCAAGAATTACTTTGGTGACTACGATACCTATTTGGAATCGGTCGAGAAGGAAGTCGACGATGGCGAGCGCGAACGAAACGCCAAAGTGGGAAATTCGAAAGCCGGCTCTTCATCCAAGCCAACCGGCAAGGATTATCGACAAAACGTTCGCGATCAACGCAAGGCTGAAAAGGAAGTCAAAAATCTAGAAAAGAAGATCGCCAGGCTTGATGAAGAAAAACGAAAGCTTAACGAGCAGATGCTAACCGAGACCAAGCCCGACGCCGCAATGAAATTGCACGAGCAAATTCAAGAACTTGAAAAAGAACTCGCCGGCTGCGAAGAACGATGGCTCGAGCTAAGCGACTTCTAA
- a CDS encoding TQO small subunit DoxD: MRKLLLLPLRLAVGWELSPRLLSIIAATMLVLLRLTIGWHFYAEGVDKVQQDNWTAAPFFVNAKGPLAGQFRTMVWDYDGSIRLDRDRIMLTWATDRNRVSDHYGFDEKQEKRAQNEYTDAVEKYDWVLEENKADIEEYRFGKDRIDKLDTDPVRNGVSSLEGQREAIRKEWLDKGAPALNQINQVWENYIENLNSIATMKQRQSESPYRLTKPRDVLMDTSIIDVILPYFDIAVGLLLLFGLFTPIAALAAAGFLGSIVLSQYPPVTGPTSSIYQLIEAMGCFVLAATGAGRFAGLDFFLHLIVRKVYGTSSKEDE; the protein is encoded by the coding sequence GTGAGAAAGCTATTGTTGTTGCCGCTGCGTCTGGCCGTGGGCTGGGAGCTTTCTCCGAGACTGCTAAGCATTATCGCTGCTACGATGTTAGTCCTACTGCGATTGACGATTGGTTGGCACTTTTATGCCGAAGGCGTTGACAAAGTCCAGCAGGACAACTGGACGGCCGCCCCATTCTTCGTCAACGCGAAGGGCCCGTTGGCGGGCCAATTTCGCACCATGGTATGGGACTACGACGGTTCCATTCGTCTCGACCGCGATCGGATCATGCTAACGTGGGCGACCGATCGCAACCGCGTTTCGGATCATTATGGTTTTGATGAAAAACAAGAAAAGCGTGCCCAAAATGAGTACACCGATGCGGTAGAGAAGTACGACTGGGTTTTAGAGGAGAACAAAGCGGACATTGAAGAGTACCGATTTGGCAAAGATCGAATTGACAAGCTCGACACCGACCCCGTCCGCAATGGGGTTAGCAGTTTGGAAGGGCAGCGCGAGGCGATTCGCAAGGAATGGTTGGACAAGGGGGCGCCGGCACTCAACCAGATCAACCAAGTTTGGGAAAACTACATCGAAAATCTGAATTCGATCGCCACGATGAAGCAACGGCAGTCCGAGTCACCCTATCGACTAACGAAACCTCGCGACGTATTGATGGACACGAGTATCATTGACGTCATTTTGCCCTATTTCGATATCGCAGTCGGTTTGCTACTGCTATTCGGATTGTTTACCCCTATCGCTGCGTTAGCGGCAGCAGGATTTCTCGGTTCAATCGTACTGAGTCAGTATCCGCCCGTGACAGGACCGACATCAAGCATTTACCAATTGATCGAAGCGATGGGCTGCTTTGTCTTAGCAGCAACTGGCGCAGGTCGTTTCGCCGGACTCGATTTTTTCCTGCACCTGATCGTACGAAAAGTTTATGGCACTTCATCAAAAGAGGACGAGTAA
- a CDS encoding protein kinase domain-containing protein has translation MMTVTPTECPPATRLRAYASGRLPETQSDSIFEHLRECESCASALETIDDGEDSLIAELRQPDPLASFAHEPSCQTAVAKALAVLANTAELPRQIGEYEVTRPLGRGGMGSVYLARHNKLGRQVALKVLATHRLSDPRMRQRFEAEMRAVGQLSHPNIVTAHDAREIEGTAVLVTEFIDGLDLGQLVQSSGPLGIADACQIIRQVAVALAYTDSQGFVHRDVKPSNIMLSRSGEVKLLDLGLARFEYGDPDHPEIAGPELTGTGQTMGTADYIAPEQVTDSRSVDIRADIYSLGCTLMKLLTGHAPFADENHETPFAKMTAHVSTPAPRLKQCLPDAPKELASLVDSMLQKDPTKRPQSPMEIAERLEPFTVGNDLMRLSQTKYVPVAVAARSTQTQAERDRHVPIWVALATGLMGLVVGLVLGITITIEYPDGTKTQVNAPAGSQVTITETPGVTPGQRSEITGQVSQGELAPVVEIGDGTIRPYEPLGFIVLLNSDEVSDAELSAAKALLHSQISSDPKHDKVVTTDTGIWIKLKEDVAAPIVENYNGNRYALASGSSANRIEWGELKQHAPSLRTTFDANQSSCLEVEFDDILATKFQLLTRNNMGHPLAIVSEGTIAVAPKIRSEIRKTARITGAFSEQEVQDIMRTLDGGLRQPDLPNEFGATNARNDLYRLQGVWIGEAASNGIKTHPLLVAIDGQRIYYFTHPRVGLILLGTLSLDSEWSGNEIDMAMRFPRPLTALGIYEFESDGTLRLAAKTGNRRPRDFTDEDGFPNLVLQRMGDIPRSPQELPGLVDKTGPVWLTVLNDLIRYQAFSLDEVAESAQSQAPARSIVNTVNSMKRIGIAFHNFHDAYRKFPGSQNVREGRRGGSNGDKDPYPFSWRVALLPFIEQQELFEQYRFDEPWDGEHNLTLLDQMPDVYRTPFASSDQRKGETNFLGIATDDGGLGITGHSVDEFTGGTSNAALILTSKKSVPWTKPEDLTDTDVEPNEEIPLLILRADGSVEMMNPIDEVKLQKMLRPL, from the coding sequence ATGATGACCGTAACACCCACCGAGTGCCCGCCAGCGACGCGGCTGCGAGCCTACGCGTCGGGCCGTTTACCCGAGACACAGTCCGATTCGATTTTTGAGCATCTGCGTGAGTGCGAATCGTGCGCGTCGGCGCTCGAGACGATCGACGACGGTGAGGATTCGTTGATCGCTGAACTACGCCAACCCGATCCCTTGGCCTCGTTTGCCCACGAACCTAGCTGCCAAACGGCGGTGGCGAAAGCTTTGGCGGTGTTAGCAAACACGGCGGAATTGCCTCGACAAATCGGTGAATACGAGGTCACTCGCCCGCTCGGACGCGGTGGGATGGGCAGCGTCTATTTGGCGCGGCATAACAAACTTGGCCGCCAAGTTGCCCTCAAGGTACTCGCCACCCATCGGCTGTCCGATCCACGCATGCGCCAGCGTTTTGAAGCCGAAATGCGTGCGGTAGGACAATTGAGTCATCCCAACATCGTTACCGCCCATGACGCCCGCGAGATCGAAGGGACGGCGGTCTTGGTCACCGAGTTTATCGATGGTTTGGATTTAGGCCAGTTGGTTCAAAGCAGCGGGCCACTGGGGATCGCCGATGCCTGCCAGATCATTCGCCAAGTCGCCGTGGCTTTGGCCTACACCGATAGCCAAGGTTTCGTACACCGCGACGTCAAACCGTCCAACATCATGCTCAGTCGTTCGGGTGAAGTGAAACTGTTGGACCTCGGTTTGGCACGCTTCGAATATGGCGATCCCGATCATCCCGAGATCGCTGGCCCCGAATTGACGGGAACGGGCCAAACGATGGGAACCGCCGACTACATCGCACCAGAGCAAGTAACCGATAGCCGCAGCGTCGATATCCGAGCGGACATTTATTCGCTCGGCTGCACCCTGATGAAACTGCTCACCGGTCATGCTCCCTTTGCCGACGAGAACCACGAAACCCCGTTCGCCAAAATGACCGCCCACGTCTCGACTCCTGCACCGCGGCTGAAACAGTGTTTGCCCGATGCGCCAAAAGAATTGGCGTCCTTGGTCGATTCAATGCTGCAAAAAGATCCCACGAAACGGCCGCAGTCGCCAATGGAAATCGCCGAGCGATTGGAGCCGTTTACGGTCGGCAATGATCTGATGCGACTTAGTCAAACCAAATACGTTCCGGTAGCTGTTGCCGCTAGAAGTACGCAAACCCAAGCAGAGAGAGATCGCCACGTACCGATCTGGGTCGCCCTCGCTACGGGGCTAATGGGACTTGTCGTTGGCCTCGTGTTGGGAATCACCATCACGATTGAGTATCCCGATGGAACGAAGACGCAAGTCAATGCACCGGCGGGTAGCCAAGTGACGATTACGGAGACGCCAGGGGTAACACCAGGGCAGCGTAGTGAGATTACGGGACAGGTTTCCCAAGGAGAACTGGCACCTGTTGTGGAAATTGGAGACGGCACCATTCGGCCCTATGAACCATTGGGCTTTATCGTTCTGCTGAACTCGGATGAAGTATCCGATGCCGAATTGTCTGCAGCGAAAGCTCTGTTGCATAGCCAAATTAGTTCTGATCCAAAGCATGATAAAGTCGTGACGACGGATACCGGTATTTGGATCAAGTTGAAAGAGGATGTGGCAGCTCCAATTGTTGAAAATTACAATGGCAATCGATACGCACTCGCATCCGGTTCGTCAGCGAACCGAATCGAATGGGGTGAATTAAAACAACACGCGCCAAGTCTGCGGACGACATTCGATGCAAACCAAAGTAGTTGCCTCGAAGTTGAATTTGACGACATTTTGGCAACAAAATTTCAATTACTGACTCGAAACAACATGGGACATCCCCTGGCGATCGTATCCGAAGGAACGATTGCGGTAGCCCCCAAGATCCGTTCAGAAATTCGTAAAACAGCGAGGATAACCGGTGCGTTTAGCGAGCAAGAAGTTCAGGATATCATGCGGACTCTCGATGGCGGCTTGCGTCAGCCCGATTTGCCTAATGAATTTGGAGCGACGAACGCGCGCAATGACTTGTATCGTCTTCAGGGTGTTTGGATCGGCGAAGCTGCGAGTAACGGTATCAAAACACATCCGCTGCTGGTGGCCATTGATGGTCAGCGGATCTACTACTTCACACATCCAAGGGTCGGTTTGATCTTACTCGGAACCTTGTCGCTCGATAGCGAATGGAGTGGTAACGAGATAGATATGGCGATGCGGTTCCCCCGTCCACTAACAGCGCTTGGTATTTATGAATTCGAATCCGACGGAACGTTGCGACTTGCGGCCAAAACTGGCAACAGACGCCCACGTGATTTTACAGACGAAGATGGATTTCCGAACCTCGTCCTGCAGCGAATGGGTGACATCCCGCGGTCGCCGCAAGAGCTACCAGGACTAGTTGATAAGACGGGGCCTGTATGGTTAACCGTCTTGAATGATTTGATTCGCTACCAAGCGTTTTCGTTGGATGAAGTCGCTGAGTCCGCACAGTCTCAGGCTCCTGCGCGATCGATCGTCAATACGGTCAATTCGATGAAGCGGATTGGAATCGCGTTTCATAACTTTCACGATGCCTACCGCAAGTTTCCTGGCAGCCAGAACGTGCGAGAGGGGAGGCGTGGCGGCAGCAATGGTGATAAAGATCCATATCCGTTTAGCTGGCGGGTCGCTCTTTTGCCGTTCATTGAGCAGCAGGAGCTGTTCGAACAGTATCGGTTCGATGAACCCTGGGATGGCGAGCATAACCTCACACTGTTGGACCAGATGCCCGACGTGTACCGAACTCCGTTTGCTTCATCGGACCAACGCAAGGGTGAAACAAATTTCCTTGGGATCGCCACCGACGACGGCGGGCTAGGGATCACAGGGCATTCAGTTGACGAATTCACCGGCGGCACGTCGAACGCCGCATTGATCCTAACCAGTAAGAAAAGCGTCCCTTGGACCAAGCCCGAAGACTTAACGGACACAGACGTGGAGCCGAATGAAGAAATACCACTGCTTATCCTCAGAGCAGACGGTTCGGTCGAAATGATGAACCCGATCGACGAGGTGAAATTGCAAAAAATGCTAAGACCGTTGTAA